One part of the Dyadobacter sp. 676 genome encodes these proteins:
- a CDS encoding ATP-binding protein, with product MSLLTLTTIILSRALAQQRDESHLSRFHSEHFTVGNGLPQNSVYSIVRDQLGFMWLSTERGLVRYDGKEFTVFDDFGDTYTSGSIRNIGIDPRPTARGLYAINNEHRFIRIYQGSAVADTSLINDLRQLPFPYPSQYKGHLLERLPKLDDIPGLTPYVAPMGQGRYFVYDQKTLRYYDNNQLKGNLAFPNKHPWGFFRLGNSLYHWENGRLTRFRASSERFKNEPAVFKGALVGNPCLNDPDAFELFWNNASNQTFIRLNQSLYYITVDENGNLDSKLILEGFNFSKDIIRAVYYDQKAERIFLGSHINGLFMLTRKKFATHAIPFPDTDQVYYGQASMGKRSILSSQGIVYEIDSVGQRVVARQIPLVTKSVTWDKTSIVVDANGDIWCKKQNRLMLISAGGLKMKASWNLPSEITQLYHGPDATIWIGTLTAGIFQMKAPLKAGDAPNRFIGPLSEVSWIQQAADFLWIGTVDGLLRVEKATGKVIRIKGLNGIYVRSLHISTDGSEVWVTTYKNGFFLLKNSKLTRFPLDRKGYLANTHCIVEDLNGFFWIPTNHGLFQVLKNDLLSYARHGSRIYYHLYSKEDGFNSDEFNGRCEPCAVRLGTGHVSLPSMDGLVWYKPETIAAEVPDRPVIINSIQVDRHIQPAGQAVSFSQNQKELRIELLTPFFGNQNNLEFSYALREKGSFPAEADWLPIEVVSGNKALITILTLGKGNYTLFVRKMNGFGRQSFSYKAIDISVPPFWYQTWWFYSLASILLIAAAAGLGRYRINRVRRVNLALEKQVNVRTAQLQTTLRDLQKSQDRIVSQMRLQSRLMASIAHDVRSPLRAVIAVAGEQQKMIDKGQHKMASSVSKDIEESIKQVKASLEEMLAYAKFRIYDHEPRTEVVNLNQLIDETMQLYGNNTRIYPNTFVNQVPLDICVTTNVPLLKIIVHNLIDNANKFTDNGVIKAYVLSQPDSLRLFIEDNGRGISQELVTWFDREDRSEKEEPPTGIGLVMVKELSAERSQKYPDRAAVPWDAPHADFL from the coding sequence TTGTCACTTTTGACATTGACAACCATTATCCTTTCAAGGGCCCTCGCTCAGCAGCGCGATGAGAGCCACCTTAGCCGCTTCCACAGCGAGCATTTTACAGTCGGAAACGGCCTTCCCCAAAACAGCGTGTATTCAATCGTACGAGACCAACTGGGCTTTATGTGGCTTTCCACGGAACGTGGTCTGGTTCGCTATGATGGAAAAGAATTTACCGTTTTTGACGATTTCGGCGATACATATACCTCAGGGAGCATCCGTAATATCGGTATTGATCCCCGACCGACTGCGCGTGGCCTCTACGCAATCAACAATGAGCACCGCTTCATCCGAATTTATCAGGGTTCCGCGGTCGCCGATACCTCATTGATTAACGACCTCAGGCAGCTACCCTTCCCATATCCGTCGCAGTATAAAGGGCACCTTTTAGAACGCCTGCCTAAACTTGATGACATTCCCGGTCTGACGCCCTACGTAGCCCCCATGGGACAGGGTCGCTATTTTGTTTACGATCAGAAGACGCTACGCTATTATGATAACAACCAACTAAAAGGGAACTTGGCTTTTCCCAACAAGCACCCCTGGGGTTTCTTCCGCTTAGGCAACAGCCTTTATCACTGGGAAAATGGACGACTTACCCGATTTCGTGCTTCTTCTGAACGATTTAAAAATGAGCCGGCTGTATTCAAAGGCGCGCTGGTCGGTAATCCTTGTTTGAATGATCCTGATGCCTTTGAGCTTTTTTGGAACAATGCGAGCAATCAAACATTTATTCGCTTAAACCAGTCGTTATATTACATTACGGTGGATGAGAACGGAAATCTGGATTCAAAGCTAATCCTGGAAGGCTTCAATTTCTCCAAGGACATTATCAGAGCAGTTTATTATGATCAAAAAGCGGAACGGATTTTCCTTGGCAGCCATATCAATGGGCTATTCATGCTGACCAGGAAGAAATTTGCCACCCATGCCATCCCATTTCCCGACACTGACCAGGTATACTACGGCCAGGCGAGTATGGGAAAGCGAAGCATTTTATCAAGCCAGGGCATTGTCTATGAAATCGATTCTGTTGGCCAAAGAGTCGTCGCACGTCAGATCCCTCTGGTAACAAAAAGCGTGACATGGGACAAAACCAGCATTGTGGTCGATGCGAATGGCGATATCTGGTGCAAAAAACAAAATAGATTAATGCTTATCAGCGCAGGGGGATTGAAAATGAAGGCCTCCTGGAACCTTCCGTCAGAAATCACACAATTATATCATGGCCCGGACGCGACGATTTGGATCGGTACCCTCACAGCTGGCATTTTTCAAATGAAAGCGCCGTTAAAAGCCGGTGACGCTCCTAACCGGTTTATCGGTCCATTATCCGAGGTTTCATGGATACAGCAAGCTGCCGATTTTTTGTGGATTGGGACAGTGGATGGTCTTCTGCGCGTGGAAAAGGCTACTGGTAAGGTTATCAGGATAAAGGGTTTAAATGGCATTTATGTTAGAAGCCTGCATATTTCCACCGACGGATCAGAAGTCTGGGTCACTACCTATAAAAATGGATTTTTCCTATTGAAAAATTCGAAATTAACCCGGTTTCCACTCGACCGGAAGGGATACCTGGCCAATACGCATTGCATAGTAGAAGACCTTAACGGGTTCTTCTGGATACCGACTAATCACGGGCTTTTTCAGGTGCTTAAAAATGATCTCTTAAGTTATGCCCGCCATGGTAGCCGGATATACTATCACCTCTATTCCAAGGAGGACGGCTTTAACAGTGACGAATTTAACGGTAGGTGCGAGCCGTGTGCGGTGAGACTTGGCACCGGTCATGTGTCCCTTCCCTCGATGGATGGTCTGGTTTGGTATAAACCGGAAACCATTGCGGCAGAAGTCCCTGACCGGCCGGTCATCATCAACAGCATCCAGGTTGATCGGCATATCCAGCCAGCCGGGCAGGCAGTGTCTTTTTCCCAAAACCAAAAGGAGCTTCGCATAGAGTTGCTTACACCATTTTTCGGAAACCAGAACAATTTGGAATTTTCATACGCGTTGCGCGAGAAAGGTTCGTTCCCGGCAGAAGCGGATTGGTTGCCTATAGAGGTGGTGTCAGGGAACAAGGCCCTAATCACTATCTTGACGTTAGGTAAAGGCAATTACACGCTGTTTGTCAGAAAAATGAACGGTTTTGGTCGGCAAAGCTTCTCATATAAAGCCATCGATATTTCCGTACCGCCTTTTTGGTACCAAACTTGGTGGTTCTATTCACTAGCGAGCATCCTCTTGATTGCCGCCGCTGCTGGACTAGGCAGGTACCGTATCAACCGCGTGCGAAGAGTGAACCTTGCGTTGGAAAAACAAGTCAATGTACGAACCGCTCAACTGCAGACAACGCTCAGGGATCTACAAAAATCGCAGGACAGAATAGTCAGTCAGATGCGCTTACAGTCGCGCTTAATGGCTTCCATTGCGCACGATGTCCGCTCGCCATTAAGGGCGGTAATTGCGGTGGCGGGCGAACAGCAAAAGATGATCGACAAGGGGCAACATAAAATGGCTTCCAGTGTCAGCAAAGACATTGAAGAGTCGATAAAGCAAGTTAAAGCGTCATTGGAAGAAATGCTTGCCTACGCAAAATTCCGCATTTATGACCATGAACCGCGGACAGAGGTTGTCAACCTAAACCAGCTCATTGACGAAACAATGCAACTTTATGGGAATAATACACGCATCTATCCCAACACCTTTGTAAATCAGGTCCCCTTGGACATCTGCGTGACAACGAACGTGCCACTCTTGAAAATCATTGTCCATAACCTGATCGATAATGCCAACAAGTTTACCGACAATGGTGTAATCAAAGCCTATGTACTATCTCAACCCGACTCGCTACGACTGTTTATCGAAGACAACGGACGCGGCATTTCCCAAGAGCTGGTCACGTGGTTTGACAGGGAGGATCGAAGCGAAAAAGAGGAGCCGCCCACAGGGATCGGCCTAGTGATGGTCAAAGAGCTTAGCGCCGAGCGTAGTCAAAAGTATCCGGATCGAGCGGCTGTACCCTGGGACGCGCCTCACGCTGACTTTTTATAA